One Papio anubis isolate 15944 chromosome 9, Panubis1.0, whole genome shotgun sequence genomic window carries:
- the LOC101018001 gene encoding nascent polypeptide-associated complex subunit alpha isoform X2, whose product MPGEATETVPATEQELPQPQAETAPADEDELPPLIPPEPISGGVPFQSVLVNMPTPKAAGIPVPTPSAKQPVMKNNKGSGTESDSDESVPELEEQDSTQATTQQAQLAAAAEIDEEPVSKAKQSRSEKKARKAMSKLGLRQVTGVTRVTIRKSKNILFVITKPDVYKSPASDTYIVFGEAKIEDLSQQAQLAAAEKFKVQGEAVSNIQENTQTPTVQEESEEEEVDETGVEVKDIELVMSQANVSRAKAVRALKNNSNDIVNAIMELTM is encoded by the exons CCCCTGCTGATGAGGATGAGCTGCCGCCTCTGATACCCCCGGAACCAATCTCTGGGGGAGTGCCTTTCCAGTCAGTCCTCGTCAACATGCCCACCCCCAAAGCTGCTGGAATCCCTGTCCCAACCCCCTCTGCCAAGCAGCCTGTTATGAAGAACAACAAGG GGTCTGGAACAGAATCTGACAGTGATGAATCAGTACCAGAGCTTGAAGAACAGGATTCCACCCAGGCAACCACACAACAAGCCCAG CTGGCGGCAGCAGCTGAAATTGATGAAGAACCAGTCAGTAAAGCAAAACAGAGTCGGAGTGAAAAGAAGGCACGGAAG gcTATGTCCAAACTGGGTCTTCGACAGGTTACAGGAGTTACTAGAGTCACTATCCGGAAATCTAAGAATATCCTCTTTGTCATCACAAAACCAGATGTCTACAAGAGCCCTGCTTCAGATACTTACATAGTTtttggggaagccaag ATCGAAGATTTATCCCAGCAAGCACAACTAGCAGCTGCTGAGAAATTCAAAGTTCAAGGTGAAGCTGTCTCAAACATTCAAGAAAACACACAGACTCCAACCGTACAAGAGGAGAGTGAAGAGGAAGAG GTCGATGAAACAGGTGTAGAAGTTAAGGACATAGAATTGGTCATGTCACAAGCAAATGTGTCGAGAGCAAAGGCAGTCCGAGCCCTGAAGAACAACAGTAATGATATTGTAAATGCGATTATG GAATTAACAATGTAA
- the LOC101018001 gene encoding nascent polypeptide-associated complex subunit alpha, muscle-specific form isoform X1: MPGEATETVPATEQELPQPQAETAVLPMSSALSVTAALGQPGQTLPPPCSPAPQQCPLSTANQAAPFPSPSTIASTPFEVPFTQSSSGTALPLGTAPEAPTFLPNLIGPPISPAALALASPMIAPTLKGTPSSSAPLALVALAPHSVQKSSAFPPNLPSSPPSVAVAESGSVISLSAPIAPSEPKTNLIKVPSEVVPNPKGTPSPPCIVSTVPYHCVTPVASVQSGMASLPQTTPTTTLAITSLQVKDTTISSALTSPQNPGSLSLKGPVSPSAALPLSTQSLPVVTSSQKTVGPNTPPDFPIYLGSHLAPLYQSSFGSVQPLGQTSPSALTDPTVKTISIDHSSTGDSYPSQRSVIPPLPSRNEVVPATVAAFPVVAPSVDKGPSTITSITYSPSGSLNVATSSSLSPTTSLILKSSPNATHHYPLVAQMPVSSVGTTPLVVTNPCTIDAAATTFEVATCVSPPISSGPISNIEPTSPAALVMAPVAPKEPSTQVATTLRTPVSPPLPDPEDLKNLPSSVLVKFPTQKDLQTVPASPDGAAFSPAQAELTTKKDPTVLPLAQTVRKNSPSFQSTSSSPEISLSPETTVAKKSLGGPLPIAPADEDELPPLIPPEPISGGVPFQSVLVNMPTPKAAGIPVPTPSAKQPVMKNNKGSGTESDSDESVPELEEQDSTQATTQQAQLAAAAEIDEEPVSKAKQSRSEKKARKAMSKLGLRQVTGVTRVTIRKSKNILFVITKPDVYKSPASDTYIVFGEAKIEDLSQQAQLAAAEKFKVQGEAVSNIQENTQTPTVQEESEEEEVDETGVEVKDIELVMSQANVSRAKAVRALKNNSNDIVNAIMELTM, from the exons CTGTGCTACCTATGTCTTCAGCCTTGAGTGTCACTGCTGCCTTAGGCCAGCCTGGACAAACCCTCCCCCCTCCTTGCTCTCCTGCCCCACAACAGTGCCCTCTGTCAACTGCTAACCAGGCTGCCCCATTCCCTTCCCCCTCTACTATTGCCTCGACCCCTTTTGAAGTTCCTTTTACCCAGTCATCCTCTGGAACAGCCCTACCTTTGGGAACTGCCCCTGAAGCCCCAACTTTCCTACCAAACCTAATAGGACCTCCCATCTCCCCAGCTGCCTTAGCTCTGGCCTCTCCCATGATAGCTCCAACTCTGAAAGGGACGCCTTCCTCTTCAGCTCCCTTAGCTCTGGTTGCCCTGGCTCCCCACTCAGTTCAGAAGAGTTCTGCTTTTCCACCTAACCTTCCTTCTTCACCTCCTTCAGTGGCTGTAGCTGAGTCAGGGTCAGTGATATCACTGTCAGCTCCCATTGCTCCCTCAGAACCAAAGACTAATCTTATTAAAGTTCCCTCTGAGGTAGTCCCTAATCCAAAAGGCACCCCCAGTCCTCCATGTATAGTCAGTACCGTTCCTTACCACTGTGTGACTCCCGTGGCCTCTGTTCAATCTGGAATGGCCTCCCTTCCTCAGACAACACCCACAACTACCCTAGCTATCACTTCCCTTCAAGTCAAAGATACCACCATTTCCTCAGCTCTAACTTCTCCGCAAAACCCAGGAAGCCTCAGCCTAAAGGGGCCTGTTAGTCCATCTGCTGCCTTACCTCTTTCAACTCAGTCTCTTCCTGTGGTGACCTCTTCTCAAAAGACTGTGGGTCCCAACACCCCCCCAGATTTTCCCATTTATCTGGGCTCTCATCTTGCACCTTTGTATCAAAGTTCTTTTGGTTCTGTCCAACCTTTAGGTCAAACAAGTCCCAGTGCTTTGACAGACCCTACAGTGAAGACCATTTCTATAGATCATTCTTCCACAGGGGACTCTTATCCTTCTCAGAGATCTGTaattcctccccttccttccagaAATGAGGTAGTTCCTGCTACTGTGGCTGCCTTTCCAGTGGTGGCTCCATCTGTTGACAAAGGTCCCTCTACCATCACTAGCATAACCTACAGCCCTTCTGGCTCCTTAAATGTAGCTACCTCCTCTTCATTATCTCCTACGACCTCTCTCATTCTCAAAAGCTCTCCTAATGCCACTCATCATTATCCTTTAGTGGCCCAAATGCCTGTTTCTTCTGTTGGAACCACCCCACTTGTGGTGACTAACCCCTGTACAATTGATGCAGCAGCTACTACCTTTGAGGTAGCTACTTGTGTTTCTCCTCCAATTTCATCAGGTCCCATAAGTAATATAGAACCAACTTCCCCTGCTGCCTTGGTTATGGCACCTGTGGCTCCCAAAGAGCCTTCTACTCAAGTAGCAACCACTCTGAGGACACCAGTCTCTCCTCCTCTGCCAGACCCTGAAGACCTCAAAAATCTCCCCAGTTCAGTATTGGTTAAATTTCCAACACAAAAAGACCTCCAAACTGTACCTGCCTCTCCTGACGGAGCTGCTTTCTCTCCAGCCCAAGCAGAACTCACCACCAAGAAAGACCCTACTGTGTTACCATTAGCCCAGACAGTTCGTAAAAATTCCCCTTCTTTCCAAAGTACATCCTCTTCTCCAGAGATATCTCTTTCTCCTGAAACCACCGTAGCAAAGAAAAGCCTTGGAGGCCCTCTCCCTATAG CCCCTGCTGATGAGGATGAGCTGCCGCCTCTGATACCCCCGGAACCAATCTCTGGGGGAGTGCCTTTCCAGTCAGTCCTCGTCAACATGCCCACCCCCAAAGCTGCTGGAATCCCTGTCCCAACCCCCTCTGCCAAGCAGCCTGTTATGAAGAACAACAAGG GGTCTGGAACAGAATCTGACAGTGATGAATCAGTACCAGAGCTTGAAGAACAGGATTCCACCCAGGCAACCACACAACAAGCCCAG CTGGCGGCAGCAGCTGAAATTGATGAAGAACCAGTCAGTAAAGCAAAACAGAGTCGGAGTGAAAAGAAGGCACGGAAG gcTATGTCCAAACTGGGTCTTCGACAGGTTACAGGAGTTACTAGAGTCACTATCCGGAAATCTAAGAATATCCTCTTTGTCATCACAAAACCAGATGTCTACAAGAGCCCTGCTTCAGATACTTACATAGTTtttggggaagccaag ATCGAAGATTTATCCCAGCAAGCACAACTAGCAGCTGCTGAGAAATTCAAAGTTCAAGGTGAAGCTGTCTCAAACATTCAAGAAAACACACAGACTCCAACCGTACAAGAGGAGAGTGAAGAGGAAGAG GTCGATGAAACAGGTGTAGAAGTTAAGGACATAGAATTGGTCATGTCACAAGCAAATGTGTCGAGAGCAAAGGCAGTCCGAGCCCTGAAGAACAACAGTAATGATATTGTAAATGCGATTATG GAATTAACAATGTAA